In Cottoperca gobio chromosome 1, fCotGob3.1, whole genome shotgun sequence, a genomic segment contains:
- the LOC115015541 gene encoding LOW QUALITY PROTEIN: leucine-rich repeat LGI family member 2-like (The sequence of the model RefSeq protein was modified relative to this genomic sequence to represent the inferred CDS: deleted 1 base in 1 codon) — protein MTSTQHWLLAGFALLCIYGAVESKRNFKCPSGCSCTKETIICVGTLPIPRTIPNEINSLSMVNGSISEITEGMFSLMPSLQLLLLNANSLTTIKDDAFSGLPHLEYLFIEGNKIETIAKNAFRGLRDLTHLSLANNNMRFLPRDLFFGLDSLLELDLRGNSFQCICENKWLMMWLKNTNATVSDVFCAGPSDMKGKRLNDLPIPPGECISTDFVRHQSIPIQSMAADIFFFKEDIYVAMAAPNSNSCVVMEWDHIEMNFRKFDNITGKSVVGCKSVLIDNHVLIIVTQLFGGSHIYKFDDRQNKFTKFQTIEVFNISKPNDIEVFQMDGSWYFVIADSSKAGLSTLYKWTNQPDRNETGFFSYQFLHEWFRDTDAEFVELDGKSYLILTSRSQSPVIYLWNKSTLKFIFHSEIPNVDDVVAVKAFRLENELYLALTCYIGDSKVLKWANKQFTEVQALPSRGAMILQPFTFTDRHYLALGSDYTFTQIYLWNVETKTFHKFKDIYVQSPRSFTAVTTDRRNFIFSSSFKGKSMVFENVIVDLSL, from the exons ATGACATCGACTCAGCACTGGCTACTGGCCGGTTTCGCACTTCTGTGTATTTATGGAGCAGTTGAATCCAAAAGGAATTTCAAATGTCCTTCAGGATGCTCCTGCACCAAGGAGACCATCATCTGCGTCGGTACTTTACCGATCCCACGGACAATACCGAATGAGATAAACTCACT GAGCATGGTAAATGGGTCTATTTCTGAAATCACAGAAGGAATGTTTTCACTTATGCCCTCTCTTCAGCTGTT ACTTCTTAATGCAAATTCTTTGACAACAATAAAAGACGACGCTTTCTCTGGCCTTCCACATCTAGAATATTT ATTCATTGAAGGGAACAAGATTGAAACGATCGCCAAAAATGCCTTTCGTGGTCTGCGAGATTTGACTCATCT ATCGCTTGCTAATAACAACATGAGGTTTCTGCCAAGAGATCTGTTTTTTGGCTTGGATTCATTGCTGGAACT GGATCTGCGAGGCAACTCTTTCCAGTGTATTTGTGAGAACAAGTGGCTGATGATGTGGCTGAAAAACACCAATGCCACAGTATCAGATGTCTTCTGCGCAGGACCCAGTGACATGAAGGGCAAGCGGCTCAATGACCTTCCTATTCCACCGGGCGAGTGTATCTCCACAG ACTTTGTGCGTCATCAGTCCATTCCCATTCAGTCCATGGCAGCGgacatcttcttcttcaaagAGGACATCTACGTGGCGATGGCTGCCCCCAACTCCAACAGCTGCGTGGTCATGGAA TGGGATCACATTGAAATGAATTTCAGGAAATTTGATAATATAACAG GAAAGTCTGTTGTTGGATGCAAGTCGGTTCTGATCGACAACCATGTCTTGATAATTGTTACCCAGCTCTTTGGTGGCTCCCATATTTACAAGTTTGACGATCGGCAAAACAAGTTCACAAAGTTTCAAACTATTGAGGTCTTCAACATCTCGAAGCCAAATGATATTGAGGTCTTCCAAATGGACGGCAGCTGGTACTTTGTGATCGCAGACAGCTCCAAGGCAGGTTTATCTACTCTGTACAAGTGGACCAACCAACCAGACCGCAATGAAACGGGTTTCTTCTCCTATCAGTTTCTCCACGAGTGGTTTCGTGATACAGATGCTGAGTTTGTCGAGTTGGACGGAAAGTCCTACCTCATCTTGACCAGCCGCTCTCAGTCACCTGTCATCTACCTGTGGAACAAAAGCACCCTGAAGTTCATATTTCACAGCGAAATCCCGAATGTTGACGACGTGGTGGCAGTCAAAGCTTTCCGGTTGGAGAATGAGTTGTATCTGGCCTTGACTTGCTACATCGGTGACTCCAAAGTCCTCAAGTGGGCCAATAAGCAGTTCACTGAGGTGCAGGCTCTGCCTTCTCGAGGAGCAATGATCCTCCAACCTTTCACTTTCACAGACAGGCACTACCTTGCTCTTGGCAGCGATTATACTTTCACACAAATCTACCTCTGGAATGTGGAGACCAAAACGTTCCACAAGTTCAAGGACATTTACGTGCAGTCACCCCGGTCATTTACAGCAGTGACCACTGACCGGAGGAATTtcatcttctcctccagctTCAAGGGCAAATCCAtggtttttgaaaatgttattgtaGATTTAAGCTTATAA